CCATTTGTGCAAAACTCATGCAAATCTTGTTCACTTGTTTttttggcccacatgtcaaaaACTCATGAAAAGATAAATGGAGGTTACCATTGGACTTCTTGATAGTTTGTTCAGGCCCATTTGTCCAAAGACCccccaaatggacaaatgaGAAGGACAAATAGGGACtcacccttggagatgcccttagtTGCTCGAAACCCCACCTAacagatttttttaattacgaAATTGCATATCCAGTGCTTATGATTCATAACTTGCCCGAACCTCTAGTTTCGGCCCATTTGTTGCAAAACTGAACACATCGAGCCCAGGTGTTAGGGTATACATGGGCAACAAACTGAGTTGGTTAAGGATACCTACATGCTAGTCTCCCCACAATTTTCATCTAGGTCACTTCGTCTGGGTTCTCGCCGCACATGTCCATCTCCTAGCTAGACCTCTTCATGGGCGGGACATTGTTTAGCATGCATCagagagcatctccactcgttCCCCAAAGATTTTAGGAGCGCCGGAGAGAGAAAACGGACCCAGCCGCACCCCCTAATACCGATTTTCGCGCCGGCGCAAAAGAAATTTCCAAAGGTGGGCAAGGGGGGGGACACCCGGGCCTCGTGTTCGAGCCAGGGGAGGCAAGCCGGGTCCACTGCCACACGCCTCTCCGCCCCGACCTTTCCCTGTATTTCTCTCTCCCCAGCTCAAGCTCTCTTCGTcggctccctccctctctctgctGCGGCCGGCGCGCAATGAGCAGCTCGGGGCGGCGCGAGGCGTGCAGCTCGCGGTGGGCAGCGGCAGAATGAGTGTTGGAGCAGCGAGGCCGGCCACGCCCACAACATGTTTGTCAAAATGTCAGGAAAAGAAGTTTTTGGTATGGGGGTTGCGACTGAGTTCATATTCCCCctataataaaaaaaacgCCGGCACCCCATACGAGTAAACACCGGATCTCGTATGTGGGgacgagtggagatgctccTACTGGTCGCTGAGTGACAACAGTGTACAACCCATTTGGCAGATTGTAGCTGCGGCATCGATCTTCTCCTTTGCTCAACATGAATaaagaagaacaaaactaTCACATATGCCATTCCCGCCATTCCATTAGCAATTAATTACAACAAGTGCAGGCTCCTTAATTTCTACGTGCAGGATTCTTAATTAGTTTCCCCAATCACATTCCCACGAACGACCATGACAACGTTACCGTAccgtcgccggccgcgcgCATAAACAAATGAAGCCGTGACAATTAAGTCCACCATTTCCCATTCCTTAAGCGCGCATTTGGCAGTGATTCGGCCATTGACCCTTGACAAAGAAGGAGATTGGCTTCAACGTACATCCAGTAATCCGGGTATAATTTGCTCAAGGCTAGCTCTTTCTGGAGAGTCGTTTGCAGTTGCACTCGCACACCAATGGCTCAGTACTACTGGCCCCCGGGCTTTCCATACAATTTCattccaccgccgccgcctccatcaaATATTGAGCCGGAGAGCTCGTCCCACGGAAGGCTTGTCGCCGGCCTCGTCATCGGCTTCGTGGCCTCCTTGCTCCTATTCACCGTGTTCTGGAGCCTCTCCAAGGGTCACCGCCGTAGCCGCACCGCTCAGGCtcgcgccgcgcgcgcggcggctcCTCTGCCGCGTGAGGGCGACGACGAGCGGCAGGTCCGCCTCCGCAGGGCCAGCGCCGCGAGCCCGGCGGCCCGGCTACCGGCTTTCACGTACAGCCCGTCCGTGAAGCACAACGtggcgggcggaggaggggaggaggcgccgTCGACGTGCTCGGTGTGCCTGGGCGCGTTCCAGGTCGGGGAGACGGTgcggctgctgccggcgtgccTGCACCTTCACCACGTGGAGTGCATCGACCCCTGGCTGGACGCGCACTCGACGTGCCCGCTCTGCCGTTCCGACACCCAACCGGCCGTGGACGTCGCCCCGCGACCACCTGTTTAATCAGGCCTTTTTCTCGGCAAGAGATCCATGTAAATACGTACGTCGTCATGGCGAATTCTGCTGGCACCGTAGAGATTCGCAAACGTAGCTGCTAGTTGCAGCTCTGCTTCGATACGcccctttatttatttttttgctctGTCCTTCGTTGATACGTACTAATCGAAACATGTTCGCGATATTACTAATTGGATGGTTAGTTCCATTATTGATATGGGTCGGAGGTGgtccgatctttcgatgagattgataactctatATTTGGATaagaggtgacgttgacgattcGACTACGGCCTATAAGGTAGCACCTTaccaatcgatacaccaacttcagagtgttattgatcacgcgggggcacgatcaatcTGACCAcaaaggtctttgttcctgcaagcaatcgaagaacaaacAAGAACAGAGTAAATTGTGCAGAACCAACACATTTCGGACACTTGTTGCGAAAAACACCGTTTTTCCTAATTTTCGCGTAAAACCACCTAAAATTTAGTGAAGTTGTTCCACATAGCACTGATTCTGTCGATGACGGCGTATAAGCGCATTTCTGACCGTccgggcccacatgtcaggttgaCCGGGCCGAGCCGACGTTATTTCCTCCGTTAGCCAGGTTTGTCCAAGAGTTTCTCTTCTCCCACTGACTGCGGGCCCCAccatcatcctcctcctcctgtttCTGCATCCCCGCCACTGCTCCCCATCAGCATCGGCTCCCCGGTACCGGCAGCCCCGCGCGCGCATGGCTCTGCGCGCGAGCACGCCTCCGCTACCGCCTGCCGCGCTGCCGCGAGCGCCCGGCTCTGCGTCCCACGCATGTTCACCCGGCTTCTGCGGAACGCCGCCTTCTTTCGGAACGCCACGGATAAGAAGGGCGGTGGGGTGCAGCACCACCACGCGTCGCTGCAGGTGGTCGtgccggacgccgccgcggactCCCTCCTCGCGAACCTCTTCGCCGGTGTCTCGGTGGTGCAGAAGGAGAGCGTCATCGGCTCCGAATCGACGTCTAAGTGTACGACTACAACGACCGCATGAACGACTCCTTCGTCTAAGGCCGCCGCCACTTCTTCGGCGAAATTCCAATGTCTCGTCCTCGGGAACctcgtcatcttcctcctgcAGTATCTACGTgagctcctctctctcctgctTCATGGCGTTCTTTCCGTGATGCGCGTgctctggccgccgccggcaagctGCTGCCCCTCGTGAGCGgcatggcatgagaggtttgacttgttgacttgtcttcttttgccacgtaggattgaccgcgtcACGTGGACGTtttgactcgtgcttgggaaa
This is a stretch of genomic DNA from Brachypodium distachyon strain Bd21 chromosome 1, Brachypodium_distachyon_v3.0, whole genome shotgun sequence. It encodes these proteins:
- the LOC104582167 gene encoding E3 ubiquitin-protein ligase ATL9, with product MAQYYWPPGFPYNFIPPPPPPSNIEPESSSHGRLVAGLVIGFVASLLLFTVFWSLSKGHRRSRTAQARAARAAAPLPREGDDERQVRLRRASAASPAARLPAFTYSPSVKHNVAGGGGEEAPSTCSVCLGAFQVGETVRLLPACLHLHHVECIDPWLDAHSTCPLCRSDTQPAVDVAPRPPV